A region of Cataglyphis hispanica isolate Lineage 1 chromosome 6, ULB_Chis1_1.0, whole genome shotgun sequence DNA encodes the following proteins:
- the LOC126850244 gene encoding glycerol-3-phosphate acyltransferase 1, mitochondrial isoform X2 → MVGVLSTRLQEVYANWEARTEVRNVESTANRFTLDGLRQAGQNFRRNKIQEKEDWRKLRDFSLFKIKESEPLPPRTRQKLSFLQQCCNSCTPASRESLVTTVREKHQLHPLGLNILLVKPGPTLFSRIFNCVSYVWSFKRYDYPMITETILNDERLKDAITLTAWETVKNEGCSGEKAFAKAKTRAKNILLQMESRCSDTLLKIITWLIYKLLPCFIQSAVVLPSQIELLKKANDTGLPLVLLPLHRSHLDYIMISFLMVTNNIRNPLIAAGDNLKIPFFGWLLRGLGAFFIKRRIDPIAGRKDLLYRSILQTYIMENLRAGHNMEFFVEGGRTRTGKPCMPKSGILSVIVDAYMDGTIEDALLIPIAMNYERLVDGNFVTEQLGQPKKMETFTSAIKAMWSTLMGHYGIVKIDFCQPFSLREMVKTFQAQQNKFLLQSSSKRPLKYTMSNSSLYGTDVIVEEHRQLVDMIARHVVYDSSKSTPIMSTNVVAFLLLNRFRDGCTLDKLVEAFESIRLELEFNNMDVAFCGENIDIIKHALDILGPGLVMQQRQEITESVDGDQSYKSNVVIAIRPVSILPNVIELSYYSNTMLLYYVMDSIVVTALYAELQSQINDPIAIAENNVTVFQGSLIDRALKLCDILRYEFIFCRPCQELEDIILETIYKFTHKGIISKQEKAYLEDELWSKRYAKNFDDSSDEEYQREQNITNIKYKLSLNPEHSSQMEFLHMALRPLIDTYTCSAFSLMKLVGRQLCERDLVQEVLSEIKTNLDGGIVSYGESLCVDPIKNSLKLFEKWNILECHMQENIKIFYLKEDYDKELVSKNVYDTIAAFKWTRNVN, encoded by the exons GTCTCCGGCAGGCCGGGCAAAACTTTCGGCGAAACAAAATCCAAGAAAAAGAGGATTGGCGTAAGCTACGCGATTTCTCATTGTTCAAGATTAAGGAAAGCGAGCCTCTACCGCCACGGACCAGGCAAAAGCTTTCGTTTCTACAACAGTGTTGCAACAGCTGCACGCCAGCTTCCAGA GAGTCATTAGTAACTACTGTGCGCGAGAAACACCAATTGCATCCATTGGGTCTGAACATACTGCTGGTAAAACCAGGTCCTACACTTTTCTCAAGAATATTTAACTGTGTATCTTATGTCTGGAGCTTCAAGAGATATGACTATCCAATGATCACGGAGACA ATTCTGAACGATGAACGATTGAAAGATGCTATCACGCTAACTGCCTGGGAAACAGTTAAAAATGAGGGTTGTAGTGGGGAAAAGGCATTCGCGAAGGCGAAAACCAGGGCCAAGAACATACTGCTGCAAATGGAGAGCAGATGCAGCGACACCTTACTCAAGATAATCACATGGCTGATATATAAACTGCTGCCCTGTTTCATACAATCCGCCGTTGTGTTGCCCTCACAAATAGAATTGTTGAAGAAGGCGAACGACACCGGTTTACCGCTTGTGCTGCTACCGCTGCATCGCAGTCACCTAGACTACATAATGATCAGTTTTCTCATGGTTacgaataatataagaaatccGTTAATTGCAGCAGGGGACAATTTGAAGATACCATTTTTTGG ATGGTTGCTGAGAGGTTTAGGTGCTTTCTTCATCAAACGTCGTATCGATCCGATAGCGGGACGCAAGGACCTTCTCTATCGCTCAATTCTTCAGACGTACATTATGGAAAATCTTCGTGCCGGACACAATATGGAATTCTTTGTGGAAGGCGGCCGCACGAGAACCGGCAAGCCTTGTATGCCGAAGAGCGGTATTCTGAGCGTCATCGTCGACGCGTACATGGACGGCACAATCGAGGATGCATTGTTGATACCGATAGCGATGAACTATGAACGATTGGTGGATGGAAATTTTGTCACGGAACAATTAGGACAAccgaaaaaaatggaaactttCACTTCGGCGATAAAAGCTATGTGGTCGACGCTCATGGGCCACTACGGTATCGTCAAGATCGATTTCTGTCAACCGTTTTCTCTCAGG gaAATGGTAAAGACCTTCCAAGCTCAGCAAAATAAATTCCTTCTTCAATCATCATCGAAACGacctttaaaatatactatgtCGAACTCATCTCTTTATGGTACAGATGTTATTGTAGAAGAACATCGTCAATTAGTGGACATGATTGCCCGCCATGTTGTGTACG ATTCATCCAAATCCACACCGATCATGTCGACCAATGTTGTTgcatttttactattaaatagGTTTAGAGATGGTTGTACATTAGATAAATTAGTCGAAGCGTTCGAGTCGATACGGCTAGAATTGGAATTTAACAACATGGATGTAGCGTTTTGcggagaaaatattgatattattaaacatgcg CTGGATATCTTGGGTCCGGGTTTAGTGATGCAACAGCGACAAGAAATCACTGAATCTGTCGATGGCGATCAGTCTTACAAATCAAACGTTGTCATTGCAATCCGTCCTGTGTCGATTCTGCCAAATGTGATCGAGTTATCGTACTACAGCAACACTATGTTGCTCTATTATGTTATGGACAGCATAGTAG tAACTGCTCTGTATGCTGAATTGCAGTCACAGATTAATGATCCAATCGCAATTGCCGAGAACAATGTTACTGTGTTTCAAGGCAGTTTGATTGATCGAGCACTCAAATTATGCGACATTTTGAGGTATGAGTTTATTTTCTGCAGGCCTTGCCAGGAACTTGAAGATATAATTCTTgaaacgatatataaattcactCATAAAGGCATTATCAGTAAACAAGAG AAAGCTTACCTTGAGGATGAGCTTTGGAGTAaaagatatgcaaaaaattttgatgacaGTTCGGATGAAGAATATCAGAGAGAACAAAATATTaccaacattaaatataaa CTGAGTTTAAATCCAGAGCACTCCAGTCAGATGGAATTTCTACATATGGCATTACGACCGTTAATCGATACGTATACATGTAGCGCTTTCAGTTTGATGAAACTAGTCGGCCGTCAGCTCTGCGAGCGAGATTTAGTCCAAGAAGTATTGAGCGAAATCAAAACTAATTTGGATGGAGGCATAGTTAGTTACG gAGAGAGTTTATGCGTCGACCCAATAAAGAACTCCCTCAAGCTTTTCGAAAAGTGGAATATCCTAGAGTGTCACATGcaagaaaacattaaaattttctacttgAAAGAGGATTATGATAAGGAGTTGGTATCGAAAAACGTGTATGATACTATAGCAGCTTTCAAATGGACTAGAAACGTGAATTAA